The following are from one region of the Nicotiana tabacum cultivar K326 chromosome 3, ASM71507v2, whole genome shotgun sequence genome:
- the LOC107806112 gene encoding filament-like plant protein 7, translated as MDHKSWPWKKKSLDKNTVAEDKANISSRRHDEELQTLLSDKAELERELEVVNAKLSSALVECRAKDDFAQKQMKIAQEAIAGWEKTETEARLLKQELEKALQQSVAGEERLVNLDAALKECMQQLRFVRDEQENRIHDAVLKASNEFEKTRTLLERKLADAGQKLSRLGSENTQLSMALMAKEKATGHLKGQLAQAEADFSVLKTRLESVGKENASLRYEVRVLEKELEIRNEEREVNRRTADVSHKQHLESVKKIAKLDSECQRLRILVRKRLPGPAALAKMKNEVEMLGKDHAKMRRRKSNPSPNSSVDLTSETAPDTPNRKINFLAEHLCMMDEENRALKEVLYKRTNELKLSRMTNAQTTAEPEKYPPSVQELSDMDSDDIGGCSESWASALMSELEHFKNEKQIGPPSSVSVGASDINLMDDFAEMEKLAFESTDNPLGALHHALPRENGNEDALESQLHSHSSEADIRERVPVADRFVSSNDIQVKGILTSKSTGGVDNILRMLFEHGHVTQRNPFEILEDIKTALAQKCPSTKNPVEANESSIDTDVTFTPNTGECISRGIHDDSVIWHSSNTGTGDIVSSARKCEPNMLSYMGTSINKVIDIIEGINIPSTDDNIPDILSCKGNGLLPYESAPKETAYMVRVFQWKTSELSAILQEFVQTCRDLLNGKVHIEKFTERLTWTLEWIVNHCFSLQDVSSMKDAIKNHFDWDDSRSEIEMETGGINPIFEFDKLQTGRGNSLYSPGFSSLGRMSSLPEEKVLSYVDNESQLSKDEFPEEGLTKVDLDEKLQAETVRNDSLMVQLQESEKTIKSLQKEVEDLRQSKEMTEDQIEKEKMAKEDFEMQFKAVKLELNEACRKACCLEKELEDKKNSYKKLDSTCHMLQLQQESTKQRELAENAEVGPEEKLLQSDREITAASEKLAECQETILNLGKQLKALASPGDAALFDKVISTSSETTSVTVTTPRKSFGRRSSLLDKMLAEDNEMRSPTTKEVILDAKRTTSSSVGGSVEQPEKSPLTNGSTHSGYEAVNGSRAIVPSKKKNGLGLWKKLLRKGKKNSSKTKLNV; from the exons ATGGATCACAAATCGTGGCCCTGGAAGAAAAAATCCTTAGATAAAAACACGGTTGCTGAAGACAAAGCAAATATTTCTTCAAGAAGACATGACGAAGAG TTGCAGACACTATTGAGTGATAAAGCTGAACTAGAAAGAGAGCTGGAGGTTGTGAATGCCAAGCTTTCTTCTGCTCTGGTGGAATGTCGTGCTAAAGATGATTTTGCACAGAAACAGATGAAAATTGCACAGGAAGCAATTGCAG GCTGGGAGAAGACTGAAACAGAAGCAAGATTGCTAAAGCAAGAACTAGAAAAAGCTCTACAGCAGAGCGTAGCGGGTGAAGAGAGATTAGTTAACTTGGATGCAGCACTCAAGGAATGTATGCAGCAGTTGCGTTTCGTTAGAGATGAGCAGGAGAACAGGATTCACGATGCAGTATTGAAGGCATCCAACGAGTTCGAAAAAACAAGGACTCTCTTAGAGAGAAAATTAGCAGATGCAGGGCAAAAGCTTTCCCGATTAGGTTCCGAGAACACTCAGCTTAGTATGGCTCTCATGGCAAAGGAAAAGGCAACGGGTCATTTAAAAGGACAATTAGCTCAGGCAGAAGCAGATTTCAGTGTCTTGAAAACGCGACTGGAATCTGTTGGAAAAGAGAATGCTTCTCTGCGGTATGAGGTTCGGGTCCTTGAGAAGGAGCTTGAGATCCGGAATGAAGAGAGAGAGGTTAATCGCCGAACAGCTGATGTTTCTCACAAGCAACACCTGGAGAGTGTGAAGAAAATCGCAAAACTGGACTCAGAATGTCAAAGGCTACGTATCCTTGTTAGAAAGAGACTGCCAGGCCCTGCCGCCTTGGCCAAAATGAAGAATGAAGTTGAAATGTTGGGGAAGGATCATGCTAAAATGAGGAGAAGGAAGTCAAATCCGTCTCCAAATAGTTCAGTAGACTTAACTTCAGAGACGGCTCCTGATACTCCAAACAGGAAGATTAACTTCCTCGCTGAGCATTTATGCATGATGGATGAGGAAAATCGGGCTCTGAAAGAAGTGCTATACAAAAGAACTAATGAACTCAAACTATCTAGGATGACAAATGCTCAAACAACTGCTGAACCAGAAAAATATCCTCCCTCTGTGCAGGAACTGTCTGATATGGACAGCGATGACATAGGTGGCTGTTCCGAGTCGTGGGCTTCTGCACTAATGTCAGAGCTGGAGCATttcaaaaatgagaaacaaatagGTCCACCATCATCTGTAAGTGTAGGAGCTTCAGATATAAATCTGATGGATGACTTTGCAGAGATGGAAAAATTAGCCTTTGAGTCTACAGATAACCCTCTGGGAGCTCTTCATCATGCCTTACCGAGGGAAAATGGAAATGAGGATGCTTTGGAGTCTCAGTTACATTCTCATTCATCAGAAGCAGATATCCGAGAGAGAGTTCCTGTGGCAGATCGTTTTGTCTCCAGCAACGATATCCAGGTAAAAGGAATATTGACGAGTAAATCTACTGGTGGAGTTGATAACATACTGAGAATGCTCTTCGAACATGGCCATGTAACACAAAGAAACCCATTTGAAATACTGGAAGATATCAAAACTGCTTTGGCACAAAAGTGTCCCTCAACTAAGAACCCTGTAGAAGCAAATGAAAGTTCAATAGATACTGATGTTACATTTACTCCCAACACTGGTGAGTGTATATCTCGGGGTATACATGATGACTCAGTAATATGGCATTCATCAAATACAGGAACTGGTGATATTGTCTCATCGGCAAGAAAGTGTGAACCAAACATGTTATCATACATGGGTACATCGATCAATAAGGTGATTGATATCATAGAAGGGATCAATATACCCTCAACagatgacaatattccagacatCTTATCTTGCAAGGGTAATGGACTTCTACCATATGAAAGTGCACCGAAGGAGACAGCCTATATGGTTCGTGTTTTCCAGTGGAAAACTTCAGAACTATCTGCTATTCTTCAAGAATTTGTTCAAACTTGCCGTGATTTATTGAATGGAAAGGTTCACATAGAGAAGTTTACTGAAAGATTAACCTGGACTCTGGAATGGATTGTGAACCACTGTTTTTCTCTTCAAGATGTTTCAAGCATGAAGGATGCTATAAAAAACCATTTTGACTGGGATGATTCGCGAAGTGAGATTGAAATGGAAACTGGGGGGATTAATCCGATCTTTGAATTTGATAAACTTCAGACTGGAAGAGGAAACTCATTATACTCTCCGGGTTTTTCCTCACTCGGTCGTATGAGTTCTTTGCCAGAGGAAAAGGTTCTATCATATGTAGATAATGAAAGTCAATTATCGAAAGATGAGTTTCCAGAAGAGGGACTTACAAAGGTGGATTTGGATGAGAAACTGCAAGCAGAAACTGTCAGGAATGATTCCTTGATGGTTCAACTTCAGGAATCAGAGAAAACAATCAAAAGCTTGcaaaaagaagtagaagatctcAGACAATCAAAGGAGATGACTGAGGATCAAATTGAGAAAGAAAAGATGGCCAAAGAAGACTTTGAGATGCAATTCAAAGCAGTTAAACTGGAACTGAATGAAGCTTGTCGAAAGGCTTGCTGTTTAGAAAAGGAACTTGAGGACAAAAAAAACTCCTATAAGAAGCTCGATTCTACATGTCATATGCTTCAGCTGCAGCAAGAAAG CACGAAACAAAGGGAGTTAGCAGAGAATGCCGAGGTGGGCCCTGAAGAAAAGCTTCTTCAAAGT GATCGGGAGATCACTGCAGCTTCAGAAAAGTTGGCAGAGTGTCAAGAGACTATTTTGAACCTAGGGAAGCAGTTGAAAGCATTGGCCTCGCCTGGGGATGCTGCTCTCTTTGATAAGGTGATATCTACATCCTCAGAAACAACTAGTGTTACCGTGACAACCCCAAGGAAGAGTTTTGGACGTCGTTCATCTCTTCTTGACAAGATGCTGGCTGAGGATAATGAAATGCGTTCTCCTACTACCAAGGAAGTCATTCTTGATGCCAAGAGAACTACATCCTCCAGTGTTGGCGGTTCAGTGGAACAGCCAGAAAAGTCTCCATTGACAAATGGGAGCACACATTCAGGATATGAAGCTGTTAATGGCTCCCGGGCTATTGTACCTAGCAAGAAAAAGAATGGTCTAGGATTGTGGAAAAAGCTGTTGCGAAAAGGCAAGAAAAATAGTAGCAAGACAAAACTTAACGTATGA